One Dokdonia sp. Dokd-P16 genomic window carries:
- a CDS encoding T9SS type B sorting domain-containing protein, which produces MRILRLALILIAFSFINTSLFAQTSAGGSTFQDAVPFCTNDPVFATPFDACFAGSTDSNCTTSGQAGPNYGCLGSQPFPTWYFLQIDQAGDLEFQITQNTAIDDDGTPTGTGLDVDFIIWGPFPDTDVFNQLTAANIEDCSFSASAIETPVISNAQEGDIYVFMVTNFSGQQAEIFIEQTNTSDPAGAGSTDCSIVNASLGADQDACEGTTVTLDATSAEAAGYAWAVDTGAGFMPVLDGGGAQVTTAMLDVTTSGEYQVTITDTAGDTGTDEVVVTFFTVPAATAPDDIFECDTDADGFASFNLDAQIPDVLNGQSATAFSVSFHLSQADADTGAGALAGTTTYNSVSDEIFIRVENNGLPTCSSTSSFNIEVVALPVATMPATYEICDDNIDGDDTNGVATFNLSTLDDEVLNGLDPVQFEVSYHVNGPEASSNANPLPAAYTNTSSPNNDTIFARVENTAFTGCFSITPVNLRVNALPVLTTPVILRQCDDDTNGVTTLNLTQSQSELSTNSANETFTYVDASGSPITDPTAYVNSGSPFTEAIAVTVTNLDGCSREGVINVIVSASQIPTGTLFVDEIECDTDSDGIAVFDFSGATATIETFFSPQVVSVAYYETEQEALSEINPIIDIAAYSNNPLFTNAGGVQDIWVRVEADTDNGCVGLGEHVRLTVNPNPTFLPSISSIETCSAVVNAATFDLTQHVAEITGGDADLEVTFYESIAAYTATPPVAIASPASFSNSSNPQTIFYSLRSTSSTCTTFDTAMNFEIIVNQNPVAITPSELQVCDDDGVVDGFTTVDLSQKDAEITSGFNANLTVTYHLDAAGAITGDASIPDSTMFTTTSNPQIVEVRVTDNTTGCFSTTSMSIRSFPVPVAVTPADYEACDDDNDGVFDFFVLSSRDTEITGGDTSLSVAYYLTQADADNAPVGQELDAAMYINNDPFEQIVFARVFNAIGCYDTTPFTLRVLNTPMPNENPTPFTICDDNSDGLQIFDLSTQVVNILGSLDPATHSVEWFSSLASAENGTPAIAAPTAYTSNTATVFAVVTDTAQPTTTVTFCSNIAPLSLVVNPLPTPVQPAEYELCDDLESGSDTDEFASFDLRSRDDEITGGNDDWAVSYHLTQGDADAGAPALPDVYQNTVMANQTIFARVENIVTSCFETITLTLVVNPLPSPTTIAAVEECDTMANDGDTDNDGDAVFDLTGQVTTDIINGETFMSLTFHETLASAELGSPSIATPAAYETASRIIYVRATDTDPATATQCYRVIELALIVQPAPVLPAVIPDLTSCDDNEDGQALFNLTQNDAIVLGTQTTADVTLTYHETLASVEAMVGSASDMPVADPLNYLASAPTTPIWVRLENTTTGCTVVGTFNLNIAMIPAITPPGVFEECDSEGALVGTDTDGITSFDLTSLDTLITGGDITLSVSYYESQADLDAGLASAITTPTAYVNSGLSPQTIFILVTSDQAGMCGAQTTVDLQVNPLPVIGEPLPAAVACDEDNDGFGAFDLQQYNDDLLATVTNIDLRFYETLDNATADTGAGQIDITVPYNNISGMTSLYVVAQDTDATTATSCTKIYEFELIVFPIPELPATLATLAACDDNNDLMEVIDLTQNEAAIIGTQDPATLVITYHNTQADADLGINAIVNPTAYTATQITPLEIIWVRLQVSDGSPNICAAIGSFEISVETPPTANPNGDDLDLMICDDDTDTFTVFDLTVNQASLTGGDPLLTVTYYESIAALNAGTPITDPSAYTNVLNPQTIQAVVSSPAGCSDGTTFNIEVLPLPTPNTNPNALEVCDTTTDIDTDGDGVIDAGSGSATDGFEVFDLTAAIAQIAGAEPVNVTVYTELAFAEANPEDTTLAIADVTAFINTVTGNQTLYARVERDVPGNSDFDSDGNLCFVVVPFEVVVNPLPILAEAGPVDYTFCEEFDGDDSMGSVDLTTLADLAGLLAAPQVTSDFIITYHELEVQAAANAAALSSPYTVADNQELFVRIENATTGCVNFTSIIFTVESRPEVFPADNIVQCADDFGVNIAPEQSTATFDLTQQNAVITGNVAATSVSYYTSLADAQAMTNAITTPSAFENTTNPQVIYARAVNTASGCESSTVVDFEIFVQPLPYTNLTNEGGQICVDEITGEALNPFTVDGTVESPQIGVTYSYAWTRDGALVSLNPEVTIDAAGTYQVMITATYGDGTSCDYVAEAVYSAESAPVFEAVVVESSFNNSGLYTVEVINITGADAASIYEFAIDDGPFQSSTTFTGVTPGTHTVFGRLASGNCSVSEVEIGIIDYPRFFTPNADGFHDTWNIIGLGVAPNLNAKIFIFDRYGKLLKQISPVGAGWDGTFNGQPMPSSDYWFRVEFTEVDGLGTQRTVNGHFTLKR; this is translated from the coding sequence ATGAGAATCCTACGTTTAGCTTTAATTCTAATAGCTTTTTCTTTTATAAATACGTCGCTTTTTGCGCAGACATCCGCAGGAGGTTCGACGTTTCAAGATGCAGTTCCATTTTGTACCAATGACCCTGTTTTTGCGACACCATTTGACGCTTGTTTTGCAGGTAGTACAGATTCAAACTGTACTACGTCAGGACAGGCAGGTCCCAATTATGGTTGTTTAGGTAGTCAACCTTTTCCTACTTGGTATTTCTTGCAAATTGATCAAGCAGGGGATTTAGAATTTCAAATCACCCAGAATACAGCAATAGATGATGACGGAACTCCAACAGGGACAGGCCTTGATGTGGATTTTATTATTTGGGGACCTTTTCCTGACACTGATGTATTCAATCAGTTAACTGCGGCAAATATTGAAGATTGCAGTTTTTCTGCATCAGCTATAGAGACTCCAGTAATTTCGAATGCACAAGAGGGTGATATTTACGTTTTTATGGTGACCAACTTTTCTGGTCAACAAGCAGAGATTTTTATTGAGCAGACTAATACCTCAGATCCAGCAGGTGCCGGGAGCACAGATTGTTCTATAGTAAATGCTTCACTAGGAGCAGATCAAGATGCTTGTGAAGGAACAACAGTAACACTAGATGCTACGAGTGCAGAAGCAGCTGGTTATGCATGGGCTGTAGATACTGGAGCAGGTTTTATGCCTGTTTTAGATGGTGGTGGGGCTCAAGTTACTACAGCGATGCTTGATGTGACTACTAGTGGTGAGTATCAAGTAACAATCACAGATACTGCTGGAGACACAGGAACAGACGAGGTCGTTGTTACATTTTTTACAGTACCAGCAGCAACAGCACCAGATGATATTTTTGAGTGTGATACAGATGCAGATGGTTTTGCAAGTTTTAATCTAGACGCTCAAATTCCAGATGTTTTAAATGGACAGAGTGCGACAGCGTTTTCTGTTTCTTTCCATTTGAGTCAAGCAGACGCAGATACAGGAGCGGGAGCTTTAGCGGGCACGACAACATACAATTCTGTAAGTGATGAGATTTTTATTCGTGTAGAAAACAATGGCTTGCCTACGTGTTCAAGTACTAGCTCATTTAATATTGAGGTTGTTGCATTGCCTGTTGCAACAATGCCGGCTACCTATGAGATTTGTGATGATAATATAGATGGCGATGATACCAATGGGGTGGCTACCTTCAATCTTTCTACATTAGATGACGAAGTTTTAAATGGCTTAGATCCAGTGCAGTTTGAAGTGAGTTATCATGTAAACGGACCGGAAGCATCTAGTAATGCAAATCCACTTCCTGCAGCATATACAAATACGTCGAGCCCTAATAATGATACTATTTTTGCAAGAGTTGAAAACACTGCATTTACTGGTTGTTTCTCAATAACACCTGTTAATCTTAGAGTAAATGCCCTTCCAGTCCTTACCACACCAGTAATTTTACGTCAGTGTGATGATGATACAAATGGTGTTACAACTTTAAACTTAACGCAGTCACAGAGCGAGTTGAGTACAAATTCGGCTAACGAGACGTTTACTTATGTAGACGCTTCTGGTTCACCTATAACTGATCCAACGGCTTATGTTAATAGTGGTTCTCCTTTTACAGAAGCTATTGCTGTAACAGTTACAAATCTAGATGGATGTTCACGAGAAGGCGTTATTAACGTGATTGTGAGTGCTTCTCAAATTCCAACAGGAACACTCTTTGTAGATGAGATTGAGTGTGATACCGATAGTGATGGTATTGCTGTATTTGATTTCTCTGGAGCTACCGCTACGATAGAAACATTTTTCTCACCACAAGTAGTATCTGTGGCTTATTACGAGACAGAACAAGAAGCCTTATCTGAGATTAATCCTATTATCGATATTGCTGCTTATAGCAACAATCCTTTATTTACTAATGCTGGTGGTGTTCAAGATATTTGGGTTCGTGTAGAGGCAGATACAGATAATGGATGTGTAGGTCTTGGTGAGCATGTGAGACTCACAGTAAACCCCAATCCAACATTCCTACCAAGCATCAGTAGTATTGAAACTTGTTCTGCTGTAGTCAATGCTGCTACTTTTGATTTAACGCAGCATGTAGCGGAGATCACTGGTGGAGACGCAGATTTAGAAGTTACTTTTTATGAGAGCATTGCAGCTTATACGGCTACGCCTCCTGTGGCGATTGCAAGTCCTGCATCTTTTTCAAATAGTAGTAACCCGCAGACTATTTTTTATAGCTTAAGAAGTACGAGCAGCACGTGTACGACCTTTGATACTGCAATGAATTTTGAGATTATCGTAAATCAGAATCCTGTGGCTATTACGCCATCAGAACTTCAAGTGTGTGATGATGACGGTGTAGTAGATGGATTTACAACGGTTGATCTTTCTCAAAAAGACGCCGAAATCACCAGTGGTTTTAATGCAAATCTTACAGTGACCTATCACTTGGATGCTGCTGGCGCTATTACTGGCGATGCAAGTATTCCAGATAGCACGATGTTTACTACCACAAGCAATCCTCAGATTGTAGAAGTACGCGTAACTGATAATACAACAGGTTGCTTTTCAACGACGAGTATGAGCATTCGTAGCTTCCCAGTGCCTGTGGCTGTCACTCCAGCCGACTATGAGGCTTGTGATGATGATAATGATGGTGTGTTTGACTTTTTTGTACTCTCTTCTAGAGATACCGAAATTACTGGTGGCGACACTAGTTTAAGTGTTGCTTACTATCTCACCCAAGCAGATGCAGATAATGCGCCTGTAGGTCAAGAACTCGACGCAGCAATGTATATCAACAACGACCCTTTTGAGCAAATAGTTTTTGCTCGTGTATTTAATGCGATAGGTTGTTATGACACAACACCATTTACCTTAAGAGTACTTAATACTCCGATGCCTAATGAAAACCCAACTCCTTTTACGATTTGTGATGATAATAGCGACGGACTACAGATTTTTGATTTAAGTACACAGGTAGTAAATATTTTAGGAAGTTTAGACCCTGCAACTCACAGCGTGGAGTGGTTTTCTTCTCTCGCTTCCGCGGAAAATGGAACGCCTGCTATCGCAGCTCCTACCGCGTACACCAGCAACACGGCAACCGTTTTTGCAGTGGTAACAGATACGGCACAACCAACGACCACGGTTACTTTTTGTAGTAATATAGCGCCACTTTCTCTTGTTGTAAATCCGCTTCCTACTCCAGTGCAACCTGCCGAGTATGAGCTTTGTGATGATCTAGAGAGCGGTAGTGATACCGATGAGTTTGCAAGTTTTGATTTGCGTAGCCGTGATGATGAGATTACTGGCGGTAATGATGACTGGGCAGTGAGTTATCACCTTACCCAAGGCGATGCCGATGCAGGTGCGCCAGCACTTCCAGATGTATATCAAAACACTGTAATGGCTAACCAAACCATCTTTGCTAGAGTAGAGAATATCGTAACTAGTTGTTTTGAAACTATCACGCTCACCCTAGTAGTAAACCCATTACCATCACCTACCACCATTGCAGCGGTAGAAGAATGTGATACCATGGCAAACGATGGTGATACAGATAATGATGGAGATGCGGTATTTGATTTAACAGGTCAAGTAACTACAGATATTATTAATGGAGAGACGTTTATGTCACTCACTTTTCATGAGACACTCGCTTCCGCGGAACTGGGAAGTCCATCGATAGCAACACCGGCGGCTTATGAAACAGCATCTAGAATAATATATGTACGAGCAACCGATACGGACCCGGCAACAGCTACTCAGTGTTACCGTGTCATCGAACTAGCACTTATCGTACAACCAGCACCTGTGTTACCTGCAGTAATCCCAGATTTAACTTCTTGTGATGATAATGAAGATGGGCAAGCGCTTTTTAATCTTACTCAAAATGATGCAATTGTTCTAGGAACACAAACTACTGCTGATGTTACTTTAACGTATCATGAAACCCTGGCTAGCGTAGAAGCGATGGTAGGAAGCGCAAGTGATATGCCAGTTGCAGATCCGCTGAATTACTTAGCAAGTGCACCAACCACGCCAATCTGGGTGCGTCTAGAAAATACAACTACAGGATGTACGGTCGTTGGCACTTTCAATCTAAATATAGCGATGATTCCAGCAATCACACCTCCTGGAGTTTTTGAGGAGTGTGATAGCGAAGGAGCACTGGTAGGCACCGATACTGATGGGATTACAAGTTTTGATTTAACGAGCCTTGATACTTTAATCACTGGAGGAGATATCACTTTAAGTGTTAGCTATTATGAATCACAAGCAGACTTAGATGCTGGTTTAGCAAGTGCTATTACCACTCCAACAGCTTATGTGAATAGTGGATTAAGTCCGCAGACTATTTTTATCTTAGTCACGAGTGATCAAGCAGGAATGTGTGGTGCTCAAACTACGGTAGACCTTCAGGTGAATCCGCTGCCAGTAATTGGAGAGCCTTTACCAGCAGCAGTTGCTTGTGATGAAGATAATGATGGCTTTGGAGCTTTTGACTTGCAGCAGTATAATGACGACTTACTAGCAACAGTAACAAATATAGACTTACGTTTTTATGAGACTTTAGATAATGCAACGGCAGATACAGGAGCAGGTCAGATAGATATTACGGTTCCTTATAATAACATTTCAGGGATGACTTCGCTGTATGTAGTTGCACAAGATACGGATGCTACCACAGCTACAAGTTGTACGAAGATCTATGAGTTTGAACTTATTGTATTCCCTATTCCTGAGCTTCCAGCAACGTTAGCAACCCTTGCTGCTTGTGATGATAACAATGATTTAATGGAGGTTATTGACCTTACCCAAAATGAGGCTGCGATTATAGGAACGCAAGATCCAGCAACCCTTGTCATTACTTACCATAATACACAAGCAGATGCTGATTTAGGAATCAATGCGATTGTAAACCCTACCGCTTATACAGCAACACAGATAACACCTCTTGAGATTATCTGGGTACGCTTGCAAGTAAGTGACGGCTCTCCAAATATATGTGCAGCCATCGGTTCCTTTGAGATATCGGTAGAGACACCACCTACGGCAAACCCGAATGGTGACGATCTAGATCTCATGATTTGTGATGATGATACAGACACCTTTACGGTGTTTGATTTAACTGTAAACCAAGCGAGTCTCACTGGTGGTGATCCGCTGCTTACGGTGACGTATTATGAAAGTATTGCTGCATTAAACGCAGGAACTCCTATTACAGATCCTTCGGCGTACACAAATGTTTTAAATCCTCAGACCATCCAGGCAGTAGTATCAAGCCCAGCAGGATGTAGTGATGGAACGACCTTTAATATTGAAGTATTACCACTGCCAACGCCAAATACCAATCCAAATGCGCTAGAAGTGTGTGATACTACCACAGATATTGACACTGATGGTGACGGAGTGATTGATGCAGGTTCAGGTTCGGCAACAGATGGTTTTGAAGTATTTGATTTAACAGCTGCTATCGCGCAGATTGCGGGAGCAGAACCGGTGAATGTAACGGTGTATACAGAGCTCGCTTTCGCGGAAGCGAACCCAGAAGACACCACGCTCGCTATTGCAGATGTGACCGCGTTTATCAATACGGTGACTGGCAACCAAACATTATACGCAAGAGTAGAACGTGATGTGCCAGGAAACAGTGACTTCGATAGCGACGGAAATCTATGTTTTGTAGTCGTTCCTTTTGAAGTAGTGGTAAATCCGCTACCGATCTTAGCTGAAGCTGGACCGGTAGATTATACCTTCTGTGAAGAATTTGATGGTGATGACTCGATGGGAAGTGTAGATCTTACGACCCTCGCAGATTTGGCTGGATTACTTGCTGCGCCGCAGGTAACCAGTGATTTTATTATCACTTACCATGAACTAGAGGTGCAAGCGGCAGCAAATGCAGCAGCGCTTAGCTCGCCATACACGGTGGCAGATAATCAAGAATTATTTGTGCGTATAGAAAATGCGACCACGGGATGCGTGAATTTTACCAGCATCATCTTTACGGTAGAGTCACGCCCAGAGGTATTCCCAGCGGATAATATTGTGCAATGTGCAGACGATTTTGGAGTAAATATCGCACCAGAGCAGAGTACGGCAACTTTTGATCTTACTCAGCAAAACGCTGTTATCACTGGAAACGTAGCCGCTACTTCCGTAAGTTATTATACTAGCCTTGCAGATGCGCAGGCGATGACAAATGCGATTACAACTCCTAGTGCTTTTGAAAACACAACGAATCCGCAGGTGATTTATGCTAGAGCGGTAAACACTGCAAGTGGCTGTGAGAGTAGCACGGTAGTAGATTTTGAGATATTTGTACAACCGTTACCATACACCAATTTAACTAATGAAGGCGGACAGATTTGTGTAGATGAGATTACAGGCGAAGCGCTTAATCCATTTACCGTTGATGGTACGGTGGAGAGTCCGCAGATTGGGGTGACTTATAGTTATGCTTGGACACGTGATGGCGCGTTGGTGTCACTAAATCCTGAGGTGACCATTGATGCAGCAGGCACCTATCAAGTGATGATTACCGCTACTTATGGAGATGGTACAAGCTGCGATTATGTAGCAGAAGCGGTGTATAGCGCAGAGAGCGCACCTGTTTTTGAAGCGGTCGTAGTAGAATCTTCTTTTAATAATAGCGGATTATACACAGTAGAAGTCATTAATATTACTGGAGCAGATGCAGCTTCAATATATGAGTTTGCCATAGATGATGGACCTTTCCAGAGCAGTACTACCTTTACAGGAGTAACTCCAGGAACACACACTGTTTTTGGGAGACTGGCCAGTGGTAACTGTAGCGTATCAGAAGTAGAGATAGGGATAATTGACTACCCAAGATTCTTTACACCAAACGCAGATGGTTTCCACGACACATGGAATATTATAGGACTGGGAGTGGCACCAAACTTAAATGCAAAGATTTTCATCTTTGATAGATACGGAAAACTCTTAAAGCAAATCAGCCCAGTAGGTGCTGGATGGGACGGCACTTTTAATGGACAACCTATGCCATCAAGTGATTACTGGTTTCGCGTAGAGTTTACAGAAGTAGACGGGCTAGGAACACAAAGAACCGTAAACGGACACTTCACGTTGAAGAGATAA
- the folP gene encoding dihydropteroate synthase translates to MKINCKGTLIDLSKPKVMGILNLTPDSFYDGGRYKNMEAAIDQVRTMLDDGATFIDVGAYSSRPGAVDISVEEEELRLIPVIEQLITLFPEIIISVDTFRASVARKAIAAGAAIINDISAGQLDQEMMSTVGELGVPYIMMHMRGTPQTMKELAVYENITKEVLHYFSERVAAARSHKINDVIVDPGFGFAKTASHSFELLNKLAIFKQLGLPILAGVSRKSMIYKTLETSPDKALNGTTVLNTIAINKGAHILRVHDVKEAMEVVTLCQACSL, encoded by the coding sequence ATGAAAATAAACTGTAAAGGAACGCTAATAGATCTCTCAAAGCCCAAGGTGATGGGAATACTAAACCTTACTCCAGATAGTTTTTATGATGGTGGTAGGTATAAAAATATGGAAGCTGCTATTGATCAAGTAAGAACAATGCTTGATGATGGCGCCACATTTATTGACGTAGGAGCTTACAGTTCTCGACCAGGAGCTGTTGATATTTCGGTAGAGGAGGAGGAGCTAAGATTGATTCCAGTGATAGAACAACTGATTACATTATTTCCTGAGATTATAATCTCTGTAGACACCTTTCGCGCAAGCGTAGCAAGAAAAGCAATAGCAGCAGGAGCAGCTATAATTAATGATATAAGTGCTGGGCAGTTAGATCAAGAAATGATGTCCACAGTAGGGGAGCTGGGTGTTCCTTATATAATGATGCATATGCGAGGCACTCCTCAGACTATGAAGGAACTTGCGGTCTATGAGAATATAACGAAAGAGGTGCTGCATTACTTTAGTGAGCGCGTTGCTGCGGCAAGGTCTCATAAGATAAATGACGTTATTGTAGATCCAGGATTTGGATTTGCAAAAACAGCTAGCCATAGTTTTGAGTTACTTAATAAGTTGGCAATCTTTAAACAGTTAGGCCTCCCTATTCTTGCAGGAGTTTCCCGCAAATCTATGATTTATAAGACCCTTGAAACATCACCAGATAAGGCACTTAATGGGACCACGGTATTAAATACAATCGCGATTAATAAAGGCGCTCATATATTAAGAGTTCATGACGTAAAAGAGGCTATGGAAGTGGTAACTCTTTGTCAAGCATGTTCCTTGTAG
- a CDS encoding DUF1599 domain-containing protein, producing the protein MPDTSAQYDAVITQCRDLFIKKMKDYGSAWRILRLPSLTDQIFIKAQRIRGLQQNDVQKVDEGQQSEFIGIINYCAMALVNLERGVVEQPDMQLEEATRAYDEKIKITKQLMMDKNHDYGEAWRDMRVSSLTDLILQKLLRVKQIEDNKGKTLVSEGIDANYQDMINYAVFAMIHLGEA; encoded by the coding sequence ATGCCTGACACTTCTGCCCAATATGATGCGGTAATCACACAATGTAGAGACCTTTTTATTAAAAAAATGAAAGACTATGGGAGTGCATGGCGCATATTGAGGCTTCCTTCTCTCACCGATCAAATTTTTATAAAAGCACAGCGCATACGCGGTTTACAGCAAAACGATGTGCAAAAAGTGGATGAAGGGCAGCAATCTGAATTTATAGGGATCATAAATTACTGTGCAATGGCGCTGGTGAATCTTGAGCGCGGCGTGGTAGAGCAACCAGACATGCAACTTGAGGAGGCCACTCGCGCCTACGATGAGAAAATAAAAATCACAAAACAGTTAATGATGGATAAAAATCACGACTATGGAGAAGCATGGCGTGATATGCGAGTGAGCAGTCTTACAGATTTGATTCTCCAGAAATTATTACGTGTGAAGCAAATAGAAGATAACAAGGGAAAAACGCTGGTTTCTGAAGGTATTGATGCAAACTATCAAGACATGATTAATTATGCTGTTTTTGCAATGATTCACTTAGGTGAAGCATAA
- a CDS encoding BT_3928 family protein: protein MKLLTHIARFIVGALFIFSGFIKLNDPLGFSYKLQEYFSAEVLGLEFLSPYALLISIILVVVEVLLGIALLVGYRKKITLWLLFAMIAFFTFLTFYSAYFNKVTDCGCFGDAIPLVPWESFAKDVILLVLIVFLMFNQKYIRPLFGKLVNTSIVFVSFLACMFFGMHVLEHLPWLDFRAYKVGSNIAEGMKIPEGAPEATFEYQWKFNIDGKEEVITTEGGYPQVDGEFVSYEVVQTAEGYEPPVHDFTIERGEENYTTEFLEKENLVVIVAYNLTNTEREGYYNIRTIAEDAIRKGYNVIGLSSSSQDVTDEFVQDFKLPFKFYFTDETVLKTIVRANPGIVSLHKGTILQKLHYNDAQDLRLQTLENSKPNLDFTLKYELDSIAILDQKYRRMMYLQDGEEKNTEAKKLGVAPEEFQNFIWKQQELLDSINLERIEYTIKTKGYPGKSIVGEPTNTAAWYVIQHNPDKIPTYIDTIKKAGKDGELPYTLVAMMEDRLLMGNGEPQIYGTQGATYPNMANFIWPIADPQDVNERRAAAGFPQTIEQYGKDLFGQDFEYKEITLDEALAAKQQMLQGNAASN, encoded by the coding sequence ATGAAACTACTTACACACATAGCTCGCTTTATTGTAGGAGCACTTTTTATCTTTAGCGGATTTATAAAGCTTAACGATCCTCTCGGGTTTTCTTATAAGCTACAAGAATATTTTAGCGCAGAGGTATTAGGTCTTGAATTCTTATCACCTTACGCCCTACTAATTTCCATCATACTTGTGGTGGTTGAAGTGTTATTAGGAATTGCCTTGCTGGTAGGTTACCGTAAAAAAATCACGCTGTGGCTACTGTTTGCAATGATTGCATTTTTTACATTTCTCACCTTCTACTCGGCTTATTTTAATAAGGTGACAGATTGTGGATGTTTTGGTGATGCCATTCCGTTAGTACCGTGGGAGTCTTTTGCAAAGGATGTGATTTTATTAGTTCTTATCGTTTTCTTGATGTTTAATCAGAAATATATACGTCCCCTTTTCGGAAAACTGGTTAATACCTCAATTGTCTTTGTATCATTTTTAGCATGTATGTTCTTTGGTATGCATGTACTCGAGCACCTGCCATGGTTAGATTTTAGAGCTTACAAAGTAGGCTCAAACATAGCTGAAGGAATGAAAATTCCGGAAGGCGCACCAGAAGCTACGTTTGAATACCAATGGAAATTTAATATTGATGGTAAAGAAGAAGTAATTACCACAGAAGGTGGCTACCCACAGGTAGACGGAGAGTTTGTCTCATACGAGGTCGTACAGACAGCCGAAGGCTATGAGCCACCTGTACATGATTTTACAATAGAACGCGGAGAAGAAAACTATACTACAGAATTTCTAGAGAAAGAAAATCTAGTTGTAATCGTTGCTTATAATCTGACTAATACGGAGCGAGAAGGTTACTATAATATAAGAACTATTGCAGAAGATGCTATTAGGAAAGGATATAACGTCATAGGTCTAAGTTCCTCGTCGCAAGATGTGACAGATGAGTTTGTACAAGATTTCAAACTTCCTTTTAAATTCTACTTTACAGATGAAACGGTTTTAAAAACTATTGTGCGCGCAAATCCTGGGATTGTGAGTCTTCACAAAGGAACTATTTTACAAAAGCTTCATTATAATGACGCGCAAGACTTGCGCTTACAAACTTTAGAAAACAGTAAGCCAAACCTTGATTTTACTCTTAAATATGAGCTAGACAGTATCGCCATTCTAGATCAAAAGTACAGAAGGATGATGTACTTGCAAGATGGAGAAGAAAAGAATACCGAAGCTAAAAAGCTAGGCGTAGCTCCAGAGGAATTTCAAAATTTTATCTGGAAGCAACAAGAATTACTAGATAGTATTAATCTTGAGCGTATAGAATATACCATAAAAACGAAAGGATATCCAGGGAAGAGTATCGTGGGCGAACCTACAAATACTGCTGCTTGGTATGTAATCCAGCATAATCCCGATAAAATCCCAACCTACATAGATACCATCAAAAAAGCTGGAAAAGATGGAGAATTACCATACACGCTGGTTGCTATGATGGAAGACCGCTTACTTATGGGTAATGGTGAACCTCAAATTTACGGTACCCAAGGAGCAACATATCCAAACATGGCCAATTTTATATGGCCTATAGCAGATCCGCAAGATGTAAATGAAAGACGTGCTGCAGCTGGGTTTCCTCAAACTATTGAGCAATATGGAAAAGACCTCTTTGGGCAAGACTTTGAATACAAAGAAATAACTCTGGACGAAGCGCTTGCTGCAAAACAGCAAATGCTCCAAGGTAATGCTGCATCAAATTGA